In Shinella sp. XGS7, a single genomic region encodes these proteins:
- a CDS encoding TRAP transporter substrate-binding protein — MTLLTRRHFVQASAALAAPAFIGQARAQGKEFRLGLITPAGHSWNRAALAFGEALKKETNGRLSATVFHSGQLGNEAAMMQQLQTGALDMGWIQAAELGSRVASIASINAPYLVRSTTDVAKLVRHEAALKLLEVLPRETGTVGLGWGITGMRVVFSTKEIAGVKDLKGMKLRINPTPVYRDFYQSLGAAPTPIPTPQVFDAMANGQVDGLEADIEFSWNQRFDKVAKAMLQMNALFMPFAPLVSGRVWKDLDAKDKELIRGLVRQSLDAQIRDIVTTELGLIERFKAVPFAIRTEPGLDTAALAREFDKVWLPKAPQIAELRKVGATL, encoded by the coding sequence ATGACCCTGCTGACCCGCCGCCACTTCGTCCAAGCCAGCGCCGCGCTGGCCGCTCCGGCCTTCATCGGCCAGGCCCGCGCCCAGGGCAAGGAGTTCCGCCTGGGGCTCATCACCCCGGCCGGCCATTCCTGGAACCGCGCCGCCCTGGCCTTTGGCGAGGCCCTGAAGAAGGAGACCAACGGTCGCCTCAGCGCCACCGTCTTCCACTCCGGCCAGCTGGGCAATGAGGCGGCCATGATGCAGCAGCTGCAGACCGGCGCCCTGGACATGGGCTGGATCCAGGCCGCCGAGCTGGGCTCGCGCGTGGCCAGCATCGCCTCGATCAACGCGCCCTATCTGGTGCGCTCCACCACCGATGTGGCCAAGCTGGTGCGCCACGAGGCCGCGCTCAAGCTGCTGGAGGTGCTGCCGCGCGAGACCGGCACCGTGGGCCTGGGCTGGGGCATCACCGGCATGCGCGTGGTCTTCTCCACCAAGGAGATTGCCGGCGTCAAGGACCTCAAGGGCATGAAGCTGCGCATCAACCCCACGCCGGTCTACCGCGACTTCTACCAGTCCCTGGGCGCCGCGCCCACGCCCATCCCCACGCCCCAGGTCTTCGACGCCATGGCCAATGGCCAGGTGGACGGCCTGGAAGCCGATATCGAGTTCTCCTGGAACCAGCGCTTCGACAAGGTGGCCAAGGCCATGCTGCAGATGAACGCGCTCTTCATGCCCTTCGCCCCCCTGGTCTCGGGCCGGGTGTGGAAGGACCTGGACGCCAAGGACAAGGAGCTGATCCGCGGTCTGGTGCGCCAGAGCCTGGACGCGCAGATCCGCGACATCGTCACCACTGAGCTGGGCCTGATCGAGCGCTTCAAGGCCGTGCCCTTCGCCATCCGCACCGAGCCCGGCCTGGACACCGCCGCCCTGGCCCGCGAGTTCGACAAGGTCTGGCTGCCCAAGGCCCCGCAGATCGCCGAGCTGCGCAAGGTGGGAGCCACGCTGTGA
- a CDS encoding aldehyde dehydrogenase (NADP(+)) — MSVSTITGEQLIGAGARYGRAGELQAWSMLQGQGLPERFGGGDAADVDAACRLAQAAFDPFRQTPPETRARLLEAVAQGLVDLGEALIARAHQETGLPVARLQGERGRTTGQLRLFARVLREGHWQGQRWDPAQPERQPLPRPDLRLRQIGLGPVAIFGASNFPLAFSVAGGDTASALAAGCPVVAKAHPAHPGTSELVGRVIQQAVRELQLPEGVFSLLHDAGTALGQALVAHPAIQAVGFTGSRRGGLALLATAQARPQPIPVFAELSAVNPVFLLPGALKSRAAALAQGFADSLTLGVGQFCTNPGLLLALDGPELDAFLAAAGPALQAKPAAPMLTPGIAAAYTSGSARLCAQPGVQVQAQGPGALLATAPASAFLDNPALHEEVFGPTALLLRCRDEAELLRVAEALEGQLTASLHAEPEDAALARRLLPVLERKAGRILGRGFPTGVEVCDAMVHGGPWPATTSPQHSSVGSLAIQRFLRPVCYQDLPDWLLPEALQDANPQALWRLVDGRMQTPVLD; from the coding sequence GTGAGCGTGTCCACGATCACCGGCGAGCAGCTGATCGGTGCCGGCGCGCGCTACGGTCGGGCCGGCGAGCTGCAGGCCTGGAGCATGCTGCAGGGCCAGGGCTTGCCCGAGCGCTTTGGTGGCGGCGACGCGGCCGATGTGGACGCCGCCTGCCGCCTGGCCCAAGCCGCCTTCGACCCCTTCCGCCAGACCCCGCCCGAGACCCGCGCCCGCCTGCTGGAAGCCGTGGCCCAGGGCCTCGTGGACCTGGGTGAGGCGCTGATAGCGCGCGCGCACCAGGAAACCGGCCTGCCGGTCGCGCGCCTGCAGGGCGAGCGCGGCCGCACCACCGGCCAGCTCCGCCTCTTCGCCCGCGTGCTGCGCGAGGGCCACTGGCAGGGCCAGCGCTGGGACCCCGCCCAGCCCGAACGCCAGCCCCTGCCACGGCCCGATCTGCGCCTGCGCCAGATCGGCCTGGGCCCGGTGGCCATCTTCGGCGCCAGCAACTTTCCCCTGGCCTTCTCGGTGGCGGGCGGCGACACAGCCTCGGCCCTGGCGGCCGGCTGCCCGGTGGTGGCAAAGGCCCACCCGGCCCACCCCGGCACCTCGGAGCTGGTGGGCCGCGTGATCCAGCAAGCCGTGCGTGAGCTGCAGCTGCCCGAAGGCGTGTTCTCCCTGCTGCACGATGCGGGCACCGCCCTGGGCCAGGCCCTGGTGGCGCACCCGGCCATCCAAGCCGTGGGCTTCACCGGTTCGCGCCGCGGCGGCCTGGCCCTGCTGGCCACGGCCCAGGCCCGGCCCCAGCCCATCCCGGTGTTTGCCGAGCTCAGCGCGGTGAACCCCGTCTTTCTGCTGCCCGGCGCCCTGAAAAGCCGCGCCGCGGCCCTGGCCCAGGGCTTTGCCGATTCGCTCACCCTGGGTGTGGGCCAGTTCTGCACCAACCCCGGCCTGCTGCTGGCCCTGGACGGCCCGGAGCTGGACGCCTTCCTGGCCGCCGCCGGCCCCGCCCTGCAGGCCAAGCCCGCCGCGCCCATGCTCACACCGGGCATTGCCGCCGCCTACACCAGCGGCAGCGCCCGGCTCTGCGCCCAGCCGGGCGTGCAGGTCCAGGCCCAGGGCCCCGGTGCCCTGCTGGCCACCGCACCGGCCAGCGCCTTCCTGGACAACCCGGCCCTGCACGAGGAGGTGTTCGGCCCCACGGCCCTGCTGCTGCGCTGCCGCGACGAGGCGGAGCTGCTGCGCGTGGCCGAGGCCCTGGAAGGCCAGCTCACCGCCAGCCTGCATGCCGAGCCCGAGGACGCCGCGCTGGCGCGCCGCCTGCTGCCAGTGCTGGAGCGCAAGGCCGGCCGCATCCTGGGCCGGGGCTTCCCCACCGGCGTGGAGGTCTGCGATGCCATGGTGCACGGCGGCCCCTGGCCCGCCACCACCAGCCCCCAGCACAGCTCGGTGGGGAGCCTGGCCATCCAGCGCTTTCTGCGCCCGGTCTGCTACCAGGACCTGCCGGACTGGCTGCTGCCCGAAGCCCTGCAGGACGCCAATCCGCAGGCCCTCTGGCGCCTGGTGGATGGCCGGATGCAGACGCCCGTGCTCGACTGA
- a CDS encoding GFA family protein, with protein sequence MSQDPVTSLPAELLQGSCHCGAVRLQLPAAPLKATDCNCSICRRLGAVWAYYEFGTVRIEGHPEHTADYIQGDRTLRTVRCAHCGCTTHWEPLAPEPGAQHGVNLNNFDPRLKAGARVRRFDGADTWTFFDE encoded by the coding sequence ATGAGCCAGGACCCCGTCACCAGCCTGCCCGCTGAGCTGCTGCAAGGCAGCTGCCACTGCGGGGCCGTGCGCCTGCAGCTGCCCGCAGCACCGCTCAAGGCCACCGACTGCAACTGCTCGATCTGCCGGCGCCTGGGCGCGGTCTGGGCCTATTACGAATTCGGCACGGTGCGCATCGAGGGCCATCCCGAGCACACGGCCGACTACATCCAGGGCGACCGCACCCTGCGCACGGTGCGCTGCGCCCATTGCGGCTGCACCACCCATTGGGAACCGCTGGCGCCCGAGCCCGGCGCCCAGCATGGTGTGAACCTCAACAACTTCGACCCGCGACTCAAGGCCGGCGCGCGGGTGCGGCGCTTTGATGGCGCCGACACCTGGACCTTCTTCGACGAATGA
- a CDS encoding YciI family protein, giving the protein MLLIVEPMGQRQARSRAEGEQAYQQMMDYAADLDRRGLLLGCNALASTQHAVRLQAPEGKPRLLDGPFAEVKEMVGGYFLLSCETLEQAIEEAGRCPAAAWATVEVRRIGTCYED; this is encoded by the coding sequence ATGCTGCTGATTGTTGAACCCATGGGCCAGCGCCAGGCGCGCAGCCGCGCCGAGGGCGAGCAGGCCTACCAGCAGATGATGGATTACGCCGCCGATCTGGACCGCCGCGGCCTGCTGCTGGGCTGCAATGCCCTGGCGTCCACCCAGCACGCCGTGCGCCTGCAGGCGCCCGAAGGCAAGCCCCGGCTGCTGGACGGCCCCTTCGCCGAGGTCAAGGAGATGGTGGGCGGCTACTTCCTGCTGAGCTGTGAGACCCTGGAACAGGCCATCGAGGAAGCCGGCCGCTGCCCCGCAGCGGCCTGGGCCACGGTGGAGGTGCGCCGCATCGGCACCTGCTACGAGGATTGA
- a CDS encoding alpha/beta fold hydrolase: MQISANGLALEVEDHGPTSGEPLLLIMGLGMQLLGWPDGLVQQLVDAGFRVIRYDHRDVGLSQGLDHLGEPNVALASMQHLLHLPVKSPYSLADMAEDARGLLDALGLASAHVCGASMGGMIAQHLAARHPQRVRSLTVMMSTSGARHLPGPRWRVRSGLLARPPADHAGRVAHNADFVRLIGSPAYPAAPGSIEARIDRALKRAYRPRGLVRHLAAVAADADRSPLLRQIQAPTQIIHGDADPLVPLAGGRDLAAKIPGARLDIVPGMGHDLPEALFARFTQGISEAAERHRP, from the coding sequence ATGCAGATTTCCGCCAACGGCCTTGCCCTCGAAGTTGAAGACCACGGCCCGACCTCGGGCGAACCCCTGCTGCTGATCATGGGCCTGGGCATGCAGCTGCTGGGCTGGCCCGATGGCCTGGTGCAGCAGCTGGTTGATGCCGGCTTTCGCGTGATCCGCTACGACCACCGCGATGTGGGCCTGAGTCAGGGTCTGGATCATCTGGGTGAGCCCAATGTGGCCCTGGCCTCGATGCAGCATCTGCTGCACCTGCCGGTGAAAAGCCCCTACAGCCTGGCCGATATGGCCGAGGACGCGCGCGGCCTGCTCGACGCCCTGGGTCTGGCCAGCGCCCATGTCTGCGGCGCCTCCATGGGCGGCATGATCGCCCAGCACCTGGCCGCCCGGCACCCGCAGCGGGTGCGCAGCCTGACGGTGATGATGAGCACCTCGGGCGCGCGCCATCTGCCGGGCCCGCGCTGGCGGGTGCGCTCCGGCCTGCTGGCGCGCCCGCCGGCCGACCATGCGGGCCGCGTGGCCCACAACGCCGATTTCGTGCGCCTGATCGGCAGCCCGGCCTACCCGGCCGCACCCGGCAGCATCGAGGCCCGCATCGACCGCGCGCTCAAGCGTGCATACCGTCCGCGCGGCCTGGTGCGCCACCTGGCCGCCGTGGCCGCCGATGCCGACCGCAGCCCCCTGCTGCGCCAGATCCAGGCCCCCACCCAGATCATCCACGGCGATGCCGATCCCCTGGTGCCCCTGGCCGGCGGCCGCGACCTGGCGGCCAAGATCCCCGGCGCCCGCCTGGACATCGTGCCCGGTATGGGCCACGACCTGCCCGAGGCCTTGTTTGCCCGCTTCACCCAGGGCATCAGCGAGGCCGCCGAGCGCCACCGGCCCTGA
- a CDS encoding DUF3047 domain-containing protein — MPPAVPPQDASSPQRRRLLGALGTALLGGCAGAPRARPPSAHEIPPFSGVQPQADGLPPGWHPHVMRRDLPPTRYELTQYQGRAAVHALAQGSISGLRCDVDLDPQRTPWLSWSWRIEGLGGQPTVAHDDRDDAPARIVLAFDGDLGSLNLRDLLFHEQVELFTGHRLPFATLMYTWDGEAAPESVLQYPRSSRIRYLVVEQGARRAGQWLEMRRHVLEDYRRVFGGTPGRITQVGLLTDSDDLRNRAEAWFGDLRLEAGP; from the coding sequence ATGCCGCCCGCAGTCCCGCCGCAAGACGCCTCATCGCCGCAGCGCCGTCGGCTGCTCGGTGCCCTGGGCACGGCCCTGCTGGGCGGCTGCGCCGGCGCGCCGCGCGCGCGCCCGCCCTCAGCGCACGAGATTCCGCCCTTCAGCGGCGTCCAGCCCCAGGCCGATGGCCTGCCGCCGGGCTGGCATCCGCATGTGATGCGGCGCGACCTGCCGCCCACCCGCTACGAGCTCACGCAGTACCAGGGCCGGGCGGCGGTGCATGCCCTGGCCCAGGGCTCGATCTCGGGCCTGCGCTGCGATGTGGACCTGGACCCGCAGCGCACGCCCTGGCTGAGCTGGAGCTGGCGCATCGAGGGCCTGGGCGGCCAGCCCACCGTGGCCCACGATGATCGCGACGATGCCCCGGCCCGCATCGTGCTGGCCTTCGACGGCGATCTGGGCAGCCTGAATCTGCGCGATCTGCTGTTTCACGAGCAGGTGGAGCTCTTCACCGGCCACCGCCTGCCCTTCGCCACCCTGATGTACACCTGGGACGGCGAGGCCGCGCCGGAGAGCGTGCTGCAGTACCCACGCAGCAGCCGCATCCGCTACCTGGTGGTGGAGCAGGGCGCGCGGCGCGCCGGCCAGTGGCTGGAGATGCGGCGCCATGTGCTGGAGGACTACCGCCGTGTCTTTGGCGGCACGCCCGGCCGCATCACCCAGGTGGGCCTGCTGACCGACAGCGACGATCTGCGCAACCGCGCCGAAGCCTGGTTCGGCGATCTGCGCCTGGAAGCCGGCCCCTGA
- a CDS encoding YitT family protein produces the protein MSSPAFTSPPSPGPQRDEDPTLRQHSFFEDAQALFTGVLFVSLALILFAQVGLLTGGTAGAAFVLHYATGIGLGKLFFLINIPFYWFAWTRMGREFTLKTFISIALLSLMTEYSPRLFAIERIHPGYAAVLGGLLLGSGCLFLARHRASLGGATIVSLYLQQARGWRAGKVQMVLDCSILLSALAVVSPERVAYSVLAALVMNLFIAVNHRPGRYVVL, from the coding sequence ATGAGTTCTCCTGCTTTCACGTCTCCCCCGTCCCCCGGTCCCCAGCGGGATGAAGATCCCACCCTGCGCCAGCACAGCTTCTTCGAAGACGCCCAGGCCCTGTTCACCGGCGTGCTCTTCGTCTCCCTGGCCCTGATCCTCTTTGCCCAGGTGGGCCTGCTCACCGGCGGCACGGCCGGCGCGGCCTTTGTGCTGCACTACGCCACCGGCATCGGCCTGGGCAAGCTCTTCTTCCTGATCAACATTCCCTTCTACTGGTTTGCCTGGACCCGCATGGGGCGGGAGTTCACGCTCAAGACCTTCATCTCGATCGCCCTGCTCTCGCTGATGACGGAGTACTCGCCCCGGCTCTTCGCCATCGAGCGCATCCACCCCGGCTATGCGGCCGTGCTGGGCGGCCTGCTGCTGGGCTCGGGCTGCCTCTTCCTGGCGCGCCACCGCGCCAGCCTGGGTGGCGCCACCATCGTCTCGCTCTATCTGCAGCAGGCCAGGGGCTGGCGTGCCGGCAAGGTGCAGATGGTGCTGGACTGCAGCATTCTGCTGAGCGCGCTGGCCGTGGTCAGCCCCGAGCGGGTGGCCTATTCGGTGCTGGCCGCCCTGGTGATGAATCTCTTCATCGCGGTGAACCACCGGCCCGGGCGCTACGTGGTGCTCTGA
- a CDS encoding SRPBCC family protein: MSSPGNPSTVRFQRVLRAPPERVYRAFLDPEAWAKWLPPHGFTGKVHEMEPRVGGRYRMSFTNFGTQQSHGFGGRYLELVPHERLSYTAEFDPAMGLPGEMRTTVQLRAVFCGTEILIEQTGIPAVIPAEACCLGWQESLTLLALLVEPEIRQG; the protein is encoded by the coding sequence ATGAGCAGCCCCGGCAACCCCAGTACCGTCCGCTTCCAGCGCGTGCTGCGCGCACCGCCCGAGCGTGTCTACCGCGCTTTTCTGGACCCCGAGGCCTGGGCCAAGTGGCTGCCGCCGCATGGCTTCACCGGCAAGGTGCACGAGATGGAGCCCCGGGTGGGCGGGCGCTACCGCATGTCCTTCACCAACTTCGGCACCCAGCAGAGCCACGGCTTCGGCGGCCGCTATCTGGAGCTGGTGCCGCATGAGCGCCTGAGCTACACGGCCGAGTTCGACCCCGCCATGGGTCTGCCCGGCGAGATGCGCACCACGGTGCAGCTGCGCGCGGTCTTCTGCGGGACCGAGATCCTGATCGAGCAGACGGGCATCCCGGCCGTGATTCCGGCCGAGGCCTGCTGCCTGGGCTGGCAGGAGTCGCTCACCCTGCTGGCCCTGCTGGTGGAGCCGGAGATCCGGCAGGGTTGA
- a CDS encoding helicase-related protein, producing MSDTSASPASPAAATPAAPPSYALPNPRHAGRIPPEVGPEQWQRIRHAAYQLPQVLSPADVEEGGSGHGEGRPADLDRLGLIMIQKAAKAGSGSRPSRWIEPRLVATALAHLDVVGAAPEVRALMQQRSQQLESLGVQREGLGWSRLCKRLFKLEHEGWQIQVLYRVALTEPAQEEAIWRYYRDGEHQALRQALGQQPAYEHEARLLAHLNQLLMRSEAMGVNADQLASLLPRLQSECGTPQPIEALLAACTRAQDRWERQVEEQGALARLTDELAFRGYPDSFPLARRMGRKITLYVGAPNSGKTYAAFERLAQARDGAYLAPLRLLALEGRDRLVGRGVPCSLLTGEENVPADNARVVSSTIEMVNTNKPIEVAVIDEAQMLFDTYRGWAWTQAIVGVPAQELLIICSAYAVPAIENLLGLAGERCEVKTFERKQQVQLMDTPLPIAALQRGDAVVAFSRRDVLMLRDQIAEGGHSVSVIYGALPPEVRKREAERFAEGAAQVLVATDAIGMGLNLPIRRVLFSTLTKFDGVGDRPLDTSEVHQIAGRAGRFGMFNEGFAGVLREAEPQAARHLREQLGRNPKAPRDFKAAVAPNWWHVQTIASQLSLSRLHAVLDVFMQQLRLDDAHFAVAELEQMLELAEALDREASALPLKTRFIYAQAPVDSRTPGQVQEYLDWAARHARTGQAGQPWFLDDVDEHSRLDRMEQALRSCTLWLWLDLRFPGVYGSVDAVVDLRSRLNNGIERHLKGKKPLWQTRGGRGGGGPRRPRP from the coding sequence GTGTCCGACACCTCTGCCAGCCCCGCCAGCCCCGCCGCCGCCACGCCCGCGGCCCCGCCCAGCTACGCCCTGCCCAATCCGCGCCATGCCGGACGCATTCCGCCCGAGGTCGGCCCCGAGCAGTGGCAGCGCATCCGCCACGCGGCCTACCAGCTGCCCCAGGTGCTCAGCCCGGCCGATGTGGAGGAGGGCGGCAGCGGCCACGGCGAGGGCCGGCCGGCCGATCTGGACCGCCTGGGTCTGATCATGATCCAGAAGGCCGCCAAAGCCGGCAGCGGCTCGCGCCCCAGCCGCTGGATAGAGCCGCGCCTGGTGGCCACCGCCCTGGCTCATCTGGACGTGGTGGGCGCCGCCCCCGAGGTGCGCGCCCTGATGCAGCAGCGCAGCCAGCAGCTGGAATCCCTGGGCGTGCAGCGCGAGGGCCTGGGCTGGAGCCGGCTGTGCAAGCGCCTGTTCAAGCTGGAGCATGAAGGCTGGCAGATCCAGGTGCTCTACCGCGTGGCCCTCACCGAGCCGGCCCAGGAGGAAGCCATCTGGCGCTACTACCGCGATGGCGAGCACCAGGCCCTGCGCCAGGCCCTGGGCCAGCAGCCCGCCTATGAGCACGAGGCCCGCCTGCTGGCGCACCTGAACCAGCTGCTGATGCGCAGCGAGGCCATGGGCGTGAATGCCGATCAGCTGGCCTCCCTGCTGCCGCGCCTGCAGTCCGAATGCGGCACGCCCCAGCCCATCGAGGCCCTGCTGGCCGCCTGCACCCGGGCCCAGGACCGCTGGGAACGCCAGGTGGAGGAGCAGGGCGCCCTGGCCCGCCTGACCGACGAGCTGGCCTTCCGCGGCTACCCCGACAGCTTCCCCCTGGCCCGCCGCATGGGCCGCAAGATCACCCTCTATGTGGGCGCGCCCAATAGCGGCAAGACCTATGCCGCCTTCGAGCGCCTGGCCCAGGCCCGCGACGGCGCCTACCTGGCCCCGCTGCGTCTGTTGGCCCTGGAGGGCCGCGACCGCCTGGTGGGCCGCGGCGTGCCCTGCTCCCTGCTCACCGGCGAGGAGAACGTGCCGGCCGACAATGCCCGCGTGGTCTCCAGCACCATCGAGATGGTCAACACCAACAAGCCCATCGAGGTGGCGGTGATCGACGAGGCGCAGATGCTCTTCGACACCTACCGCGGCTGGGCCTGGACCCAGGCCATCGTGGGCGTGCCGGCCCAGGAGCTGCTGATCATCTGCTCGGCCTATGCCGTGCCCGCCATCGAGAACCTGCTGGGCCTGGCCGGCGAGCGCTGCGAGGTCAAGACCTTCGAGCGCAAGCAGCAGGTGCAGCTGATGGACACGCCCCTGCCCATCGCTGCCCTGCAGCGCGGCGACGCGGTGGTGGCCTTCAGCCGCCGCGATGTGCTGATGCTGCGCGACCAGATCGCCGAGGGCGGCCACAGCGTCTCGGTGATCTACGGCGCCCTGCCGCCCGAGGTGCGCAAGCGCGAGGCCGAGCGCTTTGCCGAGGGGGCGGCCCAGGTGCTGGTGGCCACCGACGCCATCGGCATGGGCCTGAACCTGCCCATACGCCGCGTGCTCTTCAGCACCCTGACCAAGTTCGACGGCGTGGGCGACCGCCCCCTGGACACCTCGGAGGTGCACCAGATCGCCGGCCGCGCCGGGCGCTTCGGCATGTTCAACGAGGGCTTTGCCGGCGTGCTGCGCGAGGCCGAGCCCCAGGCCGCGCGCCATCTGCGCGAGCAGCTGGGCCGCAACCCCAAGGCCCCGCGCGACTTCAAGGCCGCCGTGGCGCCCAACTGGTGGCATGTGCAGACCATCGCCTCCCAGCTGAGCCTCTCGCGCCTGCATGCGGTGCTGGATGTGTTTATGCAGCAGCTGCGCCTGGACGACGCGCACTTCGCCGTGGCCGAGCTGGAGCAGATGCTGGAGCTGGCCGAGGCCCTGGACCGCGAGGCCAGCGCCCTGCCGCTCAAGACCCGCTTCATCTACGCCCAGGCCCCGGTGGACAGCCGCACCCCGGGCCAGGTGCAGGAATACCTGGACTGGGCCGCCCGCCACGCCCGCACCGGCCAGGCCGGCCAGCCCTGGTTCCTGGACGATGTGGACGAGCACAGCCGCCTGGACCGCATGGAACAGGCCCTGCGCTCCTGCACCCTGTGGCTGTGGCTGGACCTGCGCTTCCCCGGCGTCTACGGCAGCGTGGACGCGGTGGTGGACCTGCGCAGCCGCCTGAACAACGGCATCGAACGCCATCTCAAGGGCAAGAAGCCGCTGTGGCAGACCCGTGGTGGCCGGGGTGGCGGCGGTCCGCGACGCCCACGCCCCTGA
- a CDS encoding helix-hairpin-helix domain-containing protein codes for MPFPHEERQALLSVKGVGPTVLARLEQMGIHSLSLLAAANTQDIVQTAAALVGSTCWKNSPQARAAIQAAIDFARARQT; via the coding sequence ATGCCCTTTCCCCATGAAGAACGTCAGGCCCTGCTGTCGGTAAAGGGGGTCGGCCCGACGGTGCTCGCCCGCCTGGAGCAGATGGGCATCCATTCCCTGTCCCTGCTGGCCGCAGCGAATACCCAGGACATCGTGCAGACGGCCGCAGCCCTGGTGGGCTCCACCTGCTGGAAGAACAGCCCGCAGGCGCGGGCCGCCATCCAGGCGGCCATTGACTTCGCGCGCGCCCGCCAGACCTAG